In the genome of Acidovorax sp. 69, the window GGGCAGGCCTGGGCTGCCGCTGTAACGGCTACAGCGAGCGTATTTCACGGCCACCGTTCGTTGCGCGCTGTGGTCCCTCATCGATGGGGTCAGCGGCCTACCATTCGGCGAAGCTCCCGTCCCGGTGCCGCCAGACGGGATTGCGCCAGCGGTGGCCTTGTGCGGCGCGTTCCCGTACATAGTCCTCGTTCACTTCAATGCCCAGTCCTGGCCCCTGGGGGATGGTCACCATGCCGTCGCTGTAGGCAAACACCTCTGGGTTGGACACATAGTCGAGCAAATCGTTGGCCTCGTTGTAGTGGATGCCCAGGCTCTGCTCCTGGATAAAGGCGTTGTAGCAGCCGGCGTCAATTTGCAGATTGGCCGCCAGCGCAATGGGCCCCAGCGGGCAGTGCAGGGCCAGTGCCACGTCATAGGCCTCGGCCATGGCGGCAATCTTGCGGGTTTCGGTGATGCCCCCGGCGTGTGAGGGGTCGGGCTGGATGATGTCCACATACCCCTCTTGCAGCACGCGCTTGAAATCCCAGCGTGAGTACAGTCGTTCGCCCAGTGCTATGGGTGTGGAGGTCAGAGGGGCCAGCTCCTTGAGGGCCTCATGGTGTTCACTCAGCACAGGCTCTTCGATGAACATCAGCTTGTATGGGTCAAGCTCCTTCATCAACACCTTGGCCATGGCTTTGTGCACACGCCCGTGAAAGTCCACACCAATACCCACATGGGGGCCCACGGCGTCGCGCACGGCGGCGACGTTGGCCAGGCAGCGTTCTACCTTGTCGAAGGTGTCCACGTACTGCATCTCTTCGGTGCCATTCATCTTGACAGCGGTGAATCCCCGCGCCACGGCGGCTTTGGCGGCGTCGGCGGTTTCGCTCGGGCGGTCCCCGCCGATCCAGCTGTAGACGCGGATGCGGTCACGCACAGAACCCCCCAGCAGTTCGGACACCGACACCCCGAGCGCCTTGCCTTTGATGTCCCACAACGCCTGGTCGATGCCCGCGAGCGCGCTCATGTGGACGCCACCGCCGCGGTAGAACCCGCCCCGATAGAGCACAGTCCAGTGGTCCTCGATGTGGCGGGGGTCCTTGCCAATGAGGTAGTCGCCCAGTTCCTCCACCGCAGCAGCCACGGTGTGCGCGCGGCCTTCCAGAACGGGCTCGCCCCAGCCTACGATGCCTTCATCGGTTTCGATTTTGAGGAAGCACCAGCGTGGCGGCACCAGGAACGTTGTGAGTCGGGTGATTTTCATGGCGACGGAATCAGTGGGAAATGCGGTGGGGGGGGGCTTCAGGCGCCCGGATAGGCCAGGCGCCATGCCGCCATGAAGGCGGTGGCCTGCCGGGCGACGTCGGCGGCCGTGTCTCCGGGGCGGTACAGCGCGGAGCCCAGGCCAAACCCGCTGGCTCCGGCCGTCGCATACGCCGCGATGCTTTCGGGCACGATGCCGCCCACCGGCACCAGGGCCATGGGCGGTGTGATGACTGCGCGCCAGGCTTTGAGTACATGCGGCGGCAGGGCCTCTGCCGGAAACAACTTGAGCATGTTGGCCCCAGCGCCCAGGGCGGCGTAGGCCTCCGTCAGCGTGGCCACGCCCGGTGCGCAGGCCATGCCTGCCGCTCTGGCGGCGTGGATGACGCCGGGATCGCTGTGGGGCATCACCACGATCTGACCGCCCGCTGCAGCCACATCGGCCACCGCCTCGGCAGAGAGCACGGTGCCTGCGCCCACCAGGCAGTCGGCGGGCAGTGCGTCGCGCAGGGCGCGGATGCTGGCCAGGGGGTTGGGTGAGTTCAGCGGCACTTCGATGATGCGAAAACCCGCGTCGTAAAGCGTTTGGCCGATAGCGACCACCTCCTGCGGTTGCACGCCGCGCAGGATGGCGATCAGCCCGCAGCGCTGCAGGAGGTGGAACAGGGTCTTGTCGATGGGGTTCATGGGACCAGGCTCGCGTTGGTGGAAGGCGGCGTGTGGGGGATGGCGGGCACTGTGATGAGCCCCGCAGCCAAAGCGATGTGCCACAGACCGGTGGCGGTGGCGTTTGCCGCCATGGTGG includes:
- the dgoD gene encoding galactonate dehydratase; this encodes MKITRLTTFLVPPRWCFLKIETDEGIVGWGEPVLEGRAHTVAAAVEELGDYLIGKDPRHIEDHWTVLYRGGFYRGGGVHMSALAGIDQALWDIKGKALGVSVSELLGGSVRDRIRVYSWIGGDRPSETADAAKAAVARGFTAVKMNGTEEMQYVDTFDKVERCLANVAAVRDAVGPHVGIGVDFHGRVHKAMAKVLMKELDPYKLMFIEEPVLSEHHEALKELAPLTSTPIALGERLYSRWDFKRVLQEGYVDIIQPDPSHAGGITETRKIAAMAEAYDVALALHCPLGPIALAANLQIDAGCYNAFIQEQSLGIHYNEANDLLDYVSNPEVFAYSDGMVTIPQGPGLGIEVNEDYVRERAAQGHRWRNPVWRHRDGSFAEW
- a CDS encoding 2-dehydro-3-deoxy-6-phosphogalactonate aldolase; the protein is MNPIDKTLFHLLQRCGLIAILRGVQPQEVVAIGQTLYDAGFRIIEVPLNSPNPLASIRALRDALPADCLVGAGTVLSAEAVADVAAAGGQIVVMPHSDPGVIHAARAAGMACAPGVATLTEAYAALGAGANMLKLFPAEALPPHVLKAWRAVITPPMALVPVGGIVPESIAAYATAGASGFGLGSALYRPGDTAADVARQATAFMAAWRLAYPGA